From Carettochelys insculpta isolate YL-2023 chromosome 22, ASM3395843v1, whole genome shotgun sequence, one genomic window encodes:
- the CACNG6 gene encoding voltage-dependent calcium channel gamma-6 subunit — translation MMWPNFFLPQEEQRGAGWRGRAGAKRRPALTDAREGKIKLAFFVAIVGVTLTVLAVGTEFWVELHTYKQNHSATCEVAHYGLWKLCYKKLWVEDVEEERVTCGPAELPGEANCSYFKFFSTGENTRIFQRTTKKELNITAAVVSLLSITLMVMGSLCITMALSKGVEFLLKPASCFFIVSGLMVLISLEVFRHSVRWLVGSDQSIPLEYEYSWSVACAVAAGLVLIFGGGCFLLLSLPALPKKPWQCCLRAAAPDGPCPRSGAASLRGGGGRRQTTSSPPSWGGHPASNQPPHPGCHLVLPPANEPLGI, via the exons ATGATGTGGCCCAATTTCTTCCTCCCGCAGGAGGAGCAGCGCGGGGCGGGCtggcggggccgggcgggggccaAGCGGCGCCCGGCCCTCACCGACGCCCGGGAGGGCAAGATCAAGCTGGCCTTCTTCGTGGCCATCGTGGGCGTGACCCTGACCGTGCTGGCCGTGGGCACCGAGTTCTGGGTGGAGCTGCACACCTACAAGCAGAACCACAGCGCCACCTGCGAGGTCGCCCACTACGGCCTCTGGAAGCTCTGCTACAAGAAGCTCTGGGTGGAGGACGTGGAGGAGGAGAGAGTCACCTGCGGCCCGGCCGAGCTGCCTGGAG AGGCCAACTGCTCCTACTTCAAATTCTTCAGCACTGGGGAGAACACCCGCATCTTTCAGAGAACGACTAAGAAAG AGCTGAACATCACAGCGGCCGTGGTCTCCCTTCTGAGCATCACCCTGATGGTCATGGGCTCCCTGTGCATCACAATGGCGCTGAGCAAAGGGGTGGAGTTCCTGCTCAAACCCGCCTCCTGCTTCTTTATTGTCTCCG GGCTCATGGTGCTGATCAGCCTGGAGGTTTTCCGCCACTCGGTgcggtggctggtgggcagtgaCCAGAGCATCCCGCTGGAGTACGAGTACTCGTGGTCCGTGGCCTGCGCCGTGGCCGCCGGCTTAGTGCTGATCTTCGGCGGCGGCTGCttcctcctgctctccctcccgGCCCTGCCCAAGAAGCCCTGGCAGTGCTGCCTTCGGGCCGCGGCACCTGACGGACCCTGTCCCAGGAGTGGGGCGGCGTCTCTGCGTGGGGGAGGGGGCCGCAGGCAAACTACTTCTtcaccccccagctggggggggcaCCCTGCCTCCaatcagcccccccaccctgggtGCCATTTGGTACTCCCGCCTGCCAATGAACCTCTGGGGATTTGA
- the LOC142025271 gene encoding T-cell-interacting, activating receptor on myeloid cells protein 1-like, which produces MASALALLCVSFWLAGHCQSWGGREFAKPLIWVRPSRVVALGESVTIHCQSQHYRCEFYLRKAGNTTPRVQEAPHGNVAEFPFPSVGRADGGSYTCDYHPITEWNRWSHLSDPIEIIVADPSLPRPSVSLSPSRVTAPGADVTIQCQGPQWEVNFFLHKAGDPTPQRITDRPGDKAEFHIRPVGRQHGGSYSCTYRPRVEPFLTSLPSNPVELVVRAVPTARPDFTHTNIARLVLSAGVLLILGLILAEAYCSCLRGAAWSWALGAGGSTEGPQHCPVMASALALLCVSFWLAGHCQSWGGREFAKPLIWVRPSRVVALGESVTIQCQSQHYGCEFYLHKAGNTTRRVQEAPHGNVAEFPFPSVGRADGGSYTCEYCPITDPTRWSHLSDPIEIIVAERTDPTQPGAALAPTHLSSARPERSGPQTLPGLSSPLITGVSVVAATVLLLLLLVASICVIVRTRATQPLHNEGTWMYHVSRQ; this is translated from the exons ATGGCATCTGCTCTCGCCCTCCTCTGTGTCA GCTTCTGGCTGGCCGGGCACTGCCAGTCGTGGGGAG GGCGGGAATTTGCCAAACCCCTCATCTGGGTGAggcccagcagggtggtggcGCTCGGCGAGAGCGTCACCATCCACTGTCAGAGTCAGCACTACAGGTGTGAGTTCTACCTGCGTAAAGCTGGGAACACGACCCCGAGGGTGCAGGAAGCGCCTCATGGGAATGTGGCTGAGTTTCCCTTCCCCAGCGTCGGCCGGGCAGACGGAGGGAGCTACACCTGCGACTATCACCCCATAACAGAATGGAATCGCTGGTCACACCTGAGCGACCCCATCGAGATCATCGTAGCAG accccagcctgcccagaCCCTCCGTCTCTCTGAGCCCCTCTCGGGTCACTGCCCCAGGGGCAGACGTCACCATCCAGTGCCAGGGGCCGCAGTGGGAGGTGAACTTCTTCCTGCACAAGGCTGGAGACCCGACCCCGCAGCGAATCACGGACCGTCCTGGGGACAAGGCCGAGTTCCACATCCGCCCCGTGGGCCGGCAGCACGGAGGGAGCTACAGCTGCACTTACCGGCCCCGAGTAGAGCCCTTCCTCACCTCACTGCCCAGCAACCCAGTGGAGCTGGTGGTAAGAG cagTCCCCACGGCTCGCCCAGATTTCACCCACACCAACATCGCCCGCCTGGTGCTGAGCGCCGGGGTCCTGCTCATCCTGGGGCTGATCCTGGCTGAGGCCTATTGCAGCTGCCTGAGGGGG GCTGCgtggagctgggccctgggggctggtggcagcactgaGGGACCCCAGCACTGCCCCGTCATGGCATCTGCTCTCGCCCTCCTCTGTGTCA GCTTCTGGCTGGCCGGGCACTGCCAGTCGTGGGGAG GGCGGGAATTTGCCAAACCCCTCATCTGGGTGAggcccagcagggtggtggcGCTCGGCGAGAGCGTCACCATCCAGTGTCAGAGTCAGCACTACGGGTGTGAGTTCTACCTGCATAAAGCTGGGAACACGACCCGGAGGGTGCAGGAAGCGCCTCATGGGAATGTGGCTGAGTTTCCCTTCCCCAGCGTCGGCCGGGCAGACGGAGGGAGCTACACCTGTGAATATTGCCCCATAACAGACCCGACTCGCTGGTCACACCTGAGCGACCCCATCGAGATCATCGTAGCAG AGAGAACTGACCCCACCCAGCCTGGAGCGGCTCTGGCTCCCACCCACCTGAGCAGCGCAAGGCCAG AGAGATCGGGACCTCAGACGCTTCCAGGTCTGAGCAGCCCCCTCATCACTGGGGTGAGCGTCGTGGCTGCcaccgtcctcctcctcctcctcctcgtggcCTCCATCTGCGTCATCGTTAGAACCCGAGCCA CGCAGCCCCTCCACAACGAGGGGACCTGGATGTACCACGTGAGCAGGCAATGA